AACTCCTTCCACATGGATTCGAGTACGTCCATGATCTCGTCGCGCATCGACTCGTCGAGGTTGCCGGTGGGTTCGTCGGCGAGCAGCACCTTCGGTTGCTTCACCAGCGCCCGGGCGATCGCCACGCGCTGCTGCTGGCCGCCGGACATCTCGCCGGGCAGATGCGTGCGGCGTTCGCCGAGGCCGACGGAGTTCAGTGCGTCCGCCGCTCGGTCGCGCCGCTCGGTCGCCTTCACGCCGAGGGGGACGAGGGCGGTCTCGACGTTCTCCTGTGCGGTGAGGGTGGAGATCAGGTTGAACGCCTGGAAGACGAAGCCGATGTTTTCGCTCCGGACCTTTGTGAGGCGGGTTTCGGGGAGTTTGGCCAAGTCGGTGCCGTCGAGCACGACTTCACCTGCGGTGGGCCGGTCGAGGGCGCCGAGCATCTGGAGGAGGGTGGACTTGCCGCCGCCGGTGGGGCCCTGGATGACGAGGCGGTCGCCGTCGGGGATGGTGAGGTCTACGGCGTCGAGGGCGTTGATGGATTCCTTGCCTCGGGTGTAGCGCTTGGTGACGTTTCTGAGTTCGTACATGTGGGTTGCTCCTGGGTTGGGTTCGGGGGTGGTTCGGGTTGTGTTCGGCTGCGGGTGAGTGAGGGCTGGTCGCGCAGTTCCCCGCGCCCCTAGGGGGTTGCAGTCCCGTTGGCCGCCGAAGCGGGCCTGCGCAGCTGCGGGCAGTCGTGCCGCCTGGGGCGGCACGGGTGGGCGCAGGCGGCACCCCGTCAGCGCCGGGCTGCGCGACCCACCCCCGGCCCAGCCACAGCCGGCGTCAGCTACTCGACGCGGCGCAGTGCGTCCGCCGGGCGGAGCCGTGACGCTCGCCAGCCGCCGAATGCTCCCGCGATCAGACCGCCCGTCACCGCAAGGGCAACCGCGAGGGCAACGGTCGTAAGACTGACGGGCGCGGTCAGCGCGACGTCGAGTGTCGTGGACGATGCCTGCCGCTCCGGACCGCCCCCCAATCCACCGCCGCCCAACTGCGCCTGCAACGTGGGGCTGATGGCCGTCACCACATACGCTCCCGCCAAGCCCAGCGCGATCCCCAGCGCACCGCCCAGCAGCCCGTTGACCATCGCCTCTCCGACGACCTGCCGGGTCACCCGCCCCGACTTCCACCCCAGCGCCTTGAGCGTGCCGAACTCCCGCACGCGCCGGGACACGGCCGACGACGTGAGCAGCCCGGCGACCAGGAACGCCGCCACCAGCACCGCGATCGACAGCCACTTGCCGACGCCGGCCGCGAGGTCGGACGCGGTGGAGAGGGAACCGGAGACGGTGTCCGCGAGATCGGCGGAGGTCGTCACCGTC
This genomic window from Streptomyces sp. DG2A-72 contains:
- a CDS encoding ABC transporter ATP-binding protein, which gives rise to MYELRNVTKRYTRGKESINALDAVDLTIPDGDRLVIQGPTGGGKSTLLQMLGALDRPTAGEVVLDGTDLAKLPETRLTKVRSENIGFVFQAFNLISTLTAQENVETALVPLGVKATERRDRAADALNSVGLGERRTHLPGEMSGGQQQRVAIARALVKQPKVLLADEPTGNLDESMRDEIMDVLESMWKEFGLTFIMVTHDSAIAKKAPRLATIEKGRITVKENAVQGTDDCA